In Longimicrobiales bacterium, a genomic segment contains:
- a CDS encoding BamA/TamA family outer membrane protein has product MAKANASRRKLPRSGLAIRLDPFGVFVTLVSLTLLLAIPSSVEAQLRGPEVKGVTFEGNETFPGDSLARAIVTRETACRSWVFYFPIPFCPLGIGFSLSRSQLRDRDLPRDRARLTLWYRQRGFREVLVDTAVVTRAGANAEVMFRVVEGPPVIADSIEFVGADDYDGEGLLVDLPIRPGDRLSTLELDATRDTLARRLTDDGHAYAEVYLSAFRPAGDRYNAIVTFEIVVGPQTTYGDITVDGTDDLSVGTVLRTAQLTTGDPYRRSEIEEATRRLYGLEIIRNASVVPDTAALDRDPSVDLEITLQEGDPYRVRVGGGWNSAECLNVEARWTARNFAGGGRLLQVRGRVGNLLASVASEPLCPQSGSDEKFTRLTGLASVDFVQPRIFSTRNSLTASIYAERQSLPDVFVRRAVGAQVGLSRTISLKTQLTGFYRPELSELDADNVLYCTGFLVCNPDDIVELEGAIWLSPVGLNLTRDRSDDILNPRAGYRVLLDLEHAAPWTASDFRYDRIVAEASRYIPVSSSVFAMRARGGWVGPGGFEGLAASGGGEAPDIVHPQKRFYTGGANSVRGFAQSRLGPRVLFSDPQILLSETEGLGGMCSAADLIANPVTGHITCVPHPDALMNPQPTGGTRLIELNVELRFPIAGSIEGVLFTDAGQAWAAHESISLSSMEFTPGVGVRVPSPVGPLRIDVAYRFRDAEELNAVTETIRLYVAGQDQETARLVVDGMTTSYVSTGQLVFLPNPFLFGVKDRGLQLHVSIGQAF; this is encoded by the coding sequence ATGGCTAAGGCGAATGCGAGTCGCCGTAAGCTGCCTCGTTCGGGTCTAGCTATCCGGCTCGACCCGTTCGGTGTATTCGTAACCCTCGTTTCGCTGACTCTCCTGTTGGCGATTCCGTCGTCGGTTGAGGCCCAGTTGCGCGGGCCCGAAGTGAAGGGCGTGACCTTCGAAGGGAACGAGACCTTTCCTGGCGATTCACTCGCGCGCGCTATTGTCACCCGCGAGACTGCTTGCCGGTCCTGGGTGTTCTACTTCCCGATTCCGTTCTGTCCGCTCGGTATCGGTTTCTCCTTGAGCCGCTCGCAGCTTCGCGATCGAGATCTTCCCAGAGATCGTGCGCGCCTCACTCTGTGGTACCGCCAGCGCGGCTTCCGAGAGGTGTTGGTCGACACCGCGGTGGTCACGCGTGCGGGTGCGAACGCGGAAGTGATGTTCCGGGTCGTGGAAGGACCTCCCGTTATCGCAGACAGCATCGAATTCGTGGGAGCTGACGACTACGACGGAGAGGGCCTCCTCGTGGATCTGCCGATTCGCCCGGGCGACCGATTGAGCACGCTCGAACTCGATGCGACCCGGGACACGCTGGCTCGTCGTCTCACGGACGACGGGCATGCTTACGCCGAGGTGTATCTGAGCGCATTTCGTCCTGCGGGGGACCGCTACAACGCAATCGTCACCTTCGAGATCGTCGTTGGCCCGCAGACCACATACGGGGACATCACGGTGGATGGGACGGATGATCTCAGTGTCGGGACGGTCCTACGAACGGCGCAGTTGACCACCGGAGATCCATACCGCCGCAGCGAGATCGAGGAAGCGACCCGAAGACTTTACGGGCTCGAGATCATACGGAACGCTTCCGTGGTGCCTGACACGGCGGCGCTTGATCGTGACCCATCTGTCGATCTCGAGATCACCCTCCAGGAGGGTGACCCCTACCGAGTTCGCGTAGGTGGAGGCTGGAACTCTGCCGAGTGCCTGAACGTGGAAGCACGGTGGACCGCTCGGAATTTCGCGGGTGGTGGTCGTTTGCTTCAGGTCCGCGGCAGGGTCGGAAACCTTCTGGCTTCGGTGGCCAGCGAGCCCCTGTGTCCGCAGAGTGGTTCGGATGAGAAGTTCACACGTCTCACTGGTCTGGCGTCTGTCGACTTTGTTCAGCCCCGGATTTTCTCGACCCGAAACTCGCTGACAGCCTCCATTTACGCAGAGCGTCAGTCACTGCCCGACGTCTTCGTGCGGCGGGCGGTCGGTGCGCAGGTCGGGCTGTCGCGGACCATTTCTCTGAAAACGCAGCTCACTGGATTCTACCGGCCGGAACTGTCCGAACTCGACGCCGACAATGTCCTTTATTGCACGGGTTTTCTCGTCTGTAACCCCGATGACATTGTGGAACTTGAGGGTGCCATCTGGCTGTCGCCGGTTGGGCTGAACCTCACCCGCGACCGCTCGGACGACATTCTGAATCCGCGCGCCGGATACCGTGTTCTGCTCGACCTCGAGCACGCAGCCCCGTGGACCGCATCGGATTTCAGGTATGACCGCATTGTAGCTGAGGCGTCGCGGTATATCCCCGTGAGTTCGAGCGTCTTTGCGATGCGAGCGCGTGGCGGTTGGGTGGGGCCCGGAGGGTTCGAAGGCCTCGCTGCCTCGGGGGGGGGGGAGGCCCCGGACATCGTACACCCCCAGAAGCGCTTCTACACGGGTGGCGCCAACTCCGTGCGTGGCTTCGCACAAAGCCGGCTGGGTCCCCGGGTCCTCTTCTCCGACCCCCAGATTCTCCTGTCGGAAACCGAAGGCCTAGGGGGCATGTGTTCGGCGGCGGACCTGATCGCAAATCCGGTCACCGGGCACATAACCTGTGTCCCCCACCCGGACGCGCTGATGAATCCGCAGCCTACCGGTGGGACCCGTCTGATCGAGTTGAACGTGGAGCTTCGGTTTCCGATCGCGGGCTCAATCGAAGGCGTACTGTTCACGGACGCGGGGCAGGCATGGGCGGCCCATGAGTCGATCTCCCTGAGCAGTATGGAATTCACGCCGGGGGTCGGCGTTCGCGTGCCAAGTCCGGTGGGCCCGCTCCGCATCGACGTGGCGTATCGATTCCGCGATGCCGAAGAGCTTAATGCGGTTACCGAGACGATCCGCCTCTACGTGGCTGGTCAGGATCAGGAAACGGCCAGACTCGTCGTCGACGGGATGACCACCAGCTATGTGAGCACGGGGCAGTTGGTGTTCCTGCCTAACCCGTTCCTGTTCGGTGTGAAAGATCGTGGACTGCAGCTTCACGTGTCGATCGGACAGGCATTCTGA
- a CDS encoding zinc metalloprotease HtpX: MQIAKVAGMMTAMTLILVAFGNYMGGSGGAALFFVIAMGMNVFTYWFSDKAVLKMYKAKIIGPEDAPGLYQMVDRLRQRAGLPMPTVALAPSPQANAFATGRNAQHAVVCVTLGLMNTLNESELEGVIAHELAHIKHRHMLVGTLAAGMAGAIGLFASIAKWGVILGTGRDDGDNNPFVLLLMAIVAPIAAMIVQMAISRQNEFQADATAVRIVGNPRGLMSALERIEAVAMRTPMQVQPAAAHLAIINPLSGDAGRGLKSLFRTHPPTEERIAALAQVQI; encoded by the coding sequence ATGCAGATCGCGAAGGTCGCAGGGATGATGACGGCCATGACGCTGATTCTGGTGGCGTTTGGCAACTACATGGGAGGATCCGGGGGAGCTGCGCTCTTCTTTGTGATCGCCATGGGCATGAATGTCTTCACGTACTGGTTCAGTGACAAAGCCGTCCTGAAGATGTACAAGGCAAAGATCATTGGGCCGGAGGACGCTCCCGGACTGTACCAGATGGTTGATCGTCTCCGGCAGCGAGCCGGACTGCCGATGCCGACCGTCGCGCTAGCGCCATCGCCTCAGGCGAACGCTTTTGCCACGGGTCGAAACGCGCAGCATGCGGTGGTCTGCGTCACGCTCGGGCTAATGAACACGCTCAATGAGAGTGAGCTGGAGGGTGTCATCGCACACGAGCTGGCCCACATCAAACACCGCCATATGTTGGTCGGTACGCTGGCTGCCGGCATGGCCGGCGCCATTGGCCTCTTCGCGAGCATTGCGAAGTGGGGAGTCATTCTTGGGACGGGCCGAGACGACGGTGACAACAATCCCTTCGTGCTTCTGCTCATGGCGATCGTGGCGCCGATCGCTGCGATGATCGTTCAGATGGCCATCAGTCGCCAGAACGAATTTCAGGCCGATGCGACTGCAGTTCGGATCGTCGGTAACCCACGCGGACTCATGAGTGCTCTCGAGCGGATCGAAGCCGTTGCTATGCGTACGCCAATGCAGGTGCAGCCAGCCGCGGCCCATCTGGCGATCATCAATCCGCTGTCGGGCGACGCCGGGCGCGGGCTGAAGTCACTGTTCCGTACCCACCCGCCGACAGAGGAGCGCATCGCCGCTCTCGCTCAGGTCCAGATCTGA
- a CDS encoding metallophosphoesterase: protein MKGARLTVFHASDFQVGAPFLPEAADAMLRVFESVSPDVVVVSGDLTQRAQRGEFQLARRTLDRFGAGTPVVVTPGNHDVPLYRFWERIAAPFGQWDAFVGGRARDSVTRVPGATFVALASAAPRRAVVNGRIDESQLDFARQAFAAAPSLDDLRIVVTHHHFVPAPDGDGGSPMPRAAEIATAFREMGADAVLGGHVHQLHLTTSDDLDITGVSTVRGGREVVFDSDVPLPFLVTGTSTSKRGRGVETGWNSLCVHRFGADEIEVTPFRRAPAAEDFEKTRVVRFGLRPRGSPSTNGAREGRAV from the coding sequence GTGAAGGGCGCCCGGCTTACCGTATTCCATGCCTCAGATTTTCAGGTAGGTGCACCGTTTTTGCCTGAGGCGGCGGATGCCATGCTTCGCGTATTCGAATCTGTCAGCCCCGATGTGGTGGTCGTCTCCGGAGATCTGACCCAGCGTGCCCAAAGGGGAGAGTTCCAGCTCGCCCGCCGTACACTGGACCGGTTCGGAGCAGGCACGCCCGTTGTCGTGACACCGGGGAATCATGATGTTCCGCTGTACCGATTTTGGGAGCGAATAGCCGCACCTTTCGGGCAGTGGGACGCCTTCGTGGGTGGGCGTGCGCGTGACAGCGTGACTCGCGTACCCGGAGCGACATTCGTCGCCCTGGCGTCTGCGGCTCCAAGGCGGGCGGTGGTGAACGGGCGGATCGACGAGTCACAACTCGACTTTGCGCGCCAGGCCTTTGCTGCCGCGCCCTCCCTGGATGATCTGCGCATCGTGGTGACGCATCATCATTTTGTGCCTGCTCCGGATGGCGACGGTGGCTCTCCGATGCCGCGAGCCGCAGAGATTGCCACGGCGTTTCGGGAAATGGGTGCGGATGCCGTCTTGGGCGGGCATGTGCATCAACTGCACCTGACGACGTCCGACGACCTCGACATCACTGGCGTCTCGACGGTGCGCGGCGGACGGGAGGTTGTTTTTGACAGTGATGTGCCGCTTCCGTTTCTTGTGACGGGCACCTCGACGTCGAAGAGAGGACGAGGCGTCGAGACCGGGTGGAACAGTCTCTGCGTTCACCGCTTCGGTGCTGACGAAATTGAGGTGACGCCTTTTCGGCGGGCCCCCGCTGCTGAGGATTTCGAGAAAACGAGGGTCGTACGATTCGGTCTTCGACCCCGGGGCTCACCGTCGACGAACGGAGCGAGAGAGGGGCGCGCAGTCTGA
- a CDS encoding translocation/assembly module TamB, whose translation MGELPEEAVGEPAADAQAASAVADSSARRTEWRRPTLGVLARARPWTRRFWRTAVGTVLLIVLAIALLSQTRRGQNFALDAALSRVESAVAGKLSVDSVRSGTLLTGATLVGFQLETSDGRPFATADSVELRYSLPAAIFGGPPIRSTIIWGLDLEISSYTADQPANITQFLVDGQPRDPGAPAADAFSLGRVGIRDGKVRIIAPAPDPSHPLVVSGPNGEPLRVLRFDSLDLDVEEAVLSLDAAEQFSARLASFSSEISILVEPLRVREAFGRLAYSKSAGIDVTELAFRLAAGSLLEGDIAVGPESEGAPWTFRATLATDGWADLDDVRWIDSRVPEGRYRGAARLRTGGGVLIEMHPMEVELEASQMVFDGPVRFAEEISMQNLNVSANPITLERLEPWLQRELPIEGWLSGDAVFSGTLDELEAEGRVTLVPTGYSGSPVTADFVGTIIQGDNPGARGLRATLDPLNYTILEALWPGVPWGGDGFGTIEVEGRLDDGLHVAASLNHQSSTGLQSNFDVRGTVWRALEVGDWITSLDVDLLPLSIGVFSSLAPELDLRGSVAGLLNLDGPLSDLRMTADLIAGSGTILLDGAMDVTDLAASYRLRATGDALPLATVTGSVPVETVWSGQLDLEGRGFSVDSMELSATLVAMESQVGLVRVDTFNTGVRVSRGVLIADSLFGNVAGIEVDGGGRLGLAEGAFGSARVSFAGSSLVGFRPLLMGVGDDVTVRDTLSALDLELLRFEGTDPDTLPLERDVALRGEVKGAANISGELRNLDIGVIVDVFDLAYQRNRVDTARVLFTATSLPARTGEWQIGASAEGITWGNRVFERGGFEADMSELGGGGRVELVRRQGEQYRAVGAFEFDSVGGEVDLTEASVQVDELFWDLARPGRVAWDGSTLTVDSLEIIRTDDDPMTMVVDGTLARRGESDFRLTIDGLHMEKALQVAQREDLAVSGHVALDVAVQGPSEAPLIEADFAVDGGRYGTMQLSRFDGSLTYENKSVDFDIRGWDGAADVLRASGLFPVDLSLTDVEERIVDAPMAVQIVADSLDAAIAVSYVSSLEGVLGSVSGKVSIRGTPVDPEPEGTLTLSDGEWSVEAIGVRHTAVNGDLHLRPDRTVDVALTSTGIGSSTVTGTVLLAPVRDPVLDLTFSFDHFLAVDRPDIEGLVSGSFVLGGTYRRPLVSGDIQVDEGTIYVDELQRAAGVVNLNDPFLFDGSMAVDTTALVSRPLLAGFQNPFFDNLRVSVNLSVPRGSWLRSIESNVELSGDLLVVYDRSASDFVLIGNLEAVRGSHLVLGRAFEVDGGAVRFIGRPGMNPDLDIQGTSRIRRPNDAHFVVNAQVGGSLVQPVVTLTTEETGLAEEDLVSYLIFGQPSGSLGGRNGAEVGQIQRSNAVNSIGGGLVTYVGGAFANQFGTAIARELFSLDYFSVQQQGGTQSLGAEGQRDTQIELGRYVGPDAFVVMVIRPFDTGSQNAVAGVRVEWALTDDYNVEGFFEDRFLRSGSQLLGSSNGLLENERILGVFFFREWGYNPDGDDPPQLNNEEQG comes from the coding sequence ATGGGAGAGCTTCCGGAAGAGGCGGTGGGGGAGCCCGCGGCGGATGCTCAAGCGGCGTCTGCGGTGGCGGACTCATCCGCTCGCCGCACCGAGTGGCGCAGGCCCACCCTAGGGGTGCTCGCTCGAGCACGTCCGTGGACTCGGCGCTTCTGGCGGACCGCGGTAGGGACAGTGCTGCTCATTGTGCTGGCGATTGCGCTGCTCTCCCAGACCCGTCGCGGACAGAACTTCGCTCTCGATGCGGCTCTCTCACGAGTCGAGAGTGCGGTGGCCGGCAAACTGTCGGTCGATAGTGTCCGCAGTGGGACACTCCTGACCGGTGCGACACTGGTGGGCTTTCAGCTGGAGACCTCCGACGGACGACCTTTTGCGACAGCCGACTCTGTCGAGCTTCGGTACTCGCTCCCCGCTGCGATCTTCGGCGGTCCCCCGATCCGTTCGACCATCATCTGGGGCCTCGACCTCGAGATTTCGAGCTATACGGCCGACCAACCGGCGAACATCACGCAGTTCCTTGTCGACGGGCAGCCGCGAGATCCCGGGGCACCGGCTGCCGATGCCTTCTCGCTGGGACGCGTCGGTATCCGGGATGGCAAGGTGCGGATCATAGCTCCCGCTCCGGATCCTTCACACCCGCTCGTTGTCTCTGGACCCAATGGTGAGCCCCTCAGAGTCCTGCGTTTCGACTCGCTCGACCTCGACGTCGAAGAAGCAGTTCTGTCGTTGGACGCAGCGGAACAATTTTCTGCGCGGCTCGCGTCGTTCTCGTCGGAGATTTCGATACTCGTCGAGCCACTCCGAGTGCGTGAGGCGTTCGGGCGCTTGGCCTACAGCAAGAGTGCGGGCATCGACGTCACGGAGCTGGCTTTCCGGCTCGCAGCGGGTTCTCTGCTCGAGGGAGACATCGCGGTGGGTCCGGAGAGTGAGGGTGCACCTTGGACCTTCCGTGCGACCCTCGCGACCGATGGATGGGCAGATCTCGATGACGTAAGGTGGATCGACTCCAGGGTGCCGGAAGGTCGGTACCGCGGAGCTGCTAGGTTGCGGACCGGTGGTGGCGTGTTGATCGAAATGCATCCGATGGAGGTCGAACTCGAGGCAAGTCAGATGGTTTTCGACGGGCCGGTCCGGTTCGCCGAAGAAATTTCGATGCAGAACCTGAACGTGTCGGCCAATCCCATCACACTCGAGCGACTTGAGCCGTGGCTCCAGCGAGAACTGCCGATCGAAGGGTGGCTGAGTGGTGACGCTGTTTTCTCTGGTACGCTTGATGAGCTCGAGGCCGAGGGACGGGTCACTCTGGTCCCTACGGGCTACAGTGGTAGCCCCGTGACGGCCGATTTTGTCGGAACAATCATCCAAGGGGACAACCCGGGCGCACGTGGGCTCCGCGCGACTCTGGATCCGCTCAATTACACCATTCTCGAAGCGCTCTGGCCTGGTGTGCCATGGGGTGGGGATGGCTTCGGCACGATCGAAGTCGAAGGGCGACTCGATGATGGCCTGCACGTTGCTGCCTCGTTGAACCACCAGTCGAGTACCGGCCTCCAATCGAATTTTGATGTGCGAGGCACGGTCTGGCGCGCGCTCGAGGTCGGCGACTGGATCACATCACTCGACGTCGACTTGTTGCCCTTGTCGATCGGAGTGTTCTCTAGTCTGGCGCCGGAGCTGGACCTGAGGGGATCGGTTGCCGGTCTATTGAACCTTGATGGGCCACTGAGCGACCTCCGCATGACGGCGGACCTCATCGCAGGAAGCGGGACGATCCTGCTCGATGGCGCTATGGACGTTACCGATCTGGCGGCGAGTTATCGCCTCCGTGCCACAGGAGATGCGCTCCCTCTCGCCACGGTGACAGGGAGCGTCCCAGTGGAAACCGTATGGAGCGGACAACTCGACCTTGAGGGGCGCGGATTCTCGGTCGACTCGATGGAGCTCTCGGCCACCTTGGTGGCAATGGAATCGCAGGTCGGGCTCGTCCGTGTCGACACGTTCAACACAGGCGTTCGAGTGTCACGTGGTGTACTGATCGCCGACTCCCTTTTTGGAAATGTCGCCGGAATCGAAGTAGATGGTGGCGGCCGACTCGGCCTCGCTGAGGGTGCCTTCGGAAGTGCCCGGGTTTCCTTCGCCGGCTCATCTCTTGTTGGATTTCGCCCGCTGCTCATGGGTGTCGGCGACGATGTAACGGTGAGAGACACGCTCTCGGCTTTGGACCTCGAGCTTCTCCGGTTCGAAGGGACAGACCCCGACACGCTGCCACTGGAGCGAGACGTGGCCCTCCGAGGTGAGGTAAAGGGAGCCGCCAATATCAGTGGAGAGCTCCGGAACCTCGATATCGGAGTCATTGTTGATGTGTTCGACCTAGCCTATCAGCGAAATCGGGTCGATACCGCACGCGTTCTTTTCACCGCAACAAGCCTGCCGGCGAGAACAGGCGAGTGGCAGATTGGGGCAAGCGCAGAGGGTATCACCTGGGGGAATCGCGTATTCGAGCGCGGTGGCTTCGAGGCGGACATGTCCGAGCTTGGAGGTGGGGGCCGTGTCGAACTCGTACGCAGGCAGGGGGAGCAGTACCGAGCGGTGGGCGCCTTCGAGTTCGATTCCGTCGGTGGTGAGGTCGACCTCACAGAGGCGTCGGTGCAGGTCGATGAGCTTTTCTGGGATCTGGCCCGACCGGGCAGGGTGGCCTGGGACGGATCGACCTTGACGGTCGATAGTCTCGAGATCATCCGTACGGACGACGACCCAATGACCATGGTGGTCGACGGCACGCTGGCCCGGAGAGGCGAGAGCGACTTCCGCCTGACCATCGACGGATTGCACATGGAGAAGGCCCTGCAGGTCGCGCAGCGCGAGGATCTGGCCGTTAGTGGTCACGTTGCCCTCGATGTCGCGGTGCAGGGGCCTTCAGAAGCTCCGCTCATCGAGGCCGACTTCGCGGTCGACGGGGGGCGGTACGGCACCATGCAACTCAGTCGATTCGATGGTTCACTGACGTACGAAAACAAGAGTGTTGATTTCGACATACGGGGCTGGGACGGGGCGGCGGACGTCCTGCGGGCGAGTGGTCTCTTCCCAGTCGACCTGTCGCTAACCGACGTCGAGGAGCGGATCGTCGATGCGCCGATGGCCGTTCAGATTGTGGCTGATTCCCTCGATGCTGCGATCGCTGTGAGCTATGTGAGCTCCCTTGAGGGAGTGCTGGGAAGTGTCTCCGGAAAGGTGTCGATTCGAGGCACGCCGGTCGATCCGGAGCCCGAGGGCACGCTTACACTTTCCGATGGGGAGTGGTCGGTCGAAGCGATCGGCGTCCGCCACACCGCGGTGAATGGCGACCTGCACCTGCGGCCAGATCGCACCGTCGATGTCGCGCTCACCTCGACGGGTATAGGTAGCTCCACGGTCACTGGAACCGTGCTGCTCGCGCCTGTCCGGGACCCGGTCCTGGATCTCACGTTTTCCTTCGATCACTTCCTGGCAGTCGACCGACCCGACATCGAGGGGCTGGTTTCAGGGAGCTTTGTCCTAGGGGGTACGTACCGCCGGCCGCTCGTCAGTGGAGATATTCAGGTGGACGAGGGCACGATCTACGTGGACGAACTGCAACGTGCGGCTGGGGTCGTGAACCTGAACGACCCCTTCCTGTTCGACGGGAGCATGGCTGTCGACACCACGGCGCTCGTCTCTCGGCCCCTGCTCGCGGGATTCCAGAATCCATTCTTCGACAATCTTCGGGTCTCTGTGAACCTGTCTGTGCCGCGCGGCAGCTGGCTCAGGTCGATCGAGTCGAACGTCGAGTTGAGTGGCGACCTCCTTGTGGTATACGATCGGTCTGCTAGTGACTTCGTGCTGATCGGGAATCTCGAGGCGGTGCGGGGCTCGCATCTCGTTCTAGGGCGGGCGTTCGAGGTCGATGGTGGGGCGGTGCGCTTCATCGGGCGGCCTGGAATGAACCCAGATCTCGATATTCAGGGGACCAGTCGAATTCGAAGACCGAATGACGCCCACTTCGTAGTGAACGCCCAGGTCGGAGGATCACTGGTCCAGCCGGTTGTGACGTTGACGACTGAGGAGACCGGCCTCGCAGAAGAGGATCTGGTGTCATACCTGATCTTTGGCCAACCCAGCGGCTCGTTGGGCGGACGGAATGGAGCCGAAGTCGGACAGATTCAGCGAAGCAATGCCGTCAACTCAATCGGTGGCGGCTTGGTCACCTACGTTGGCGGTGCGTTCGCGAATCAATTCGGCACGGCGATCGCCCGCGAACTCTTCTCGCTCGACTACTTCTCTGTTCAGCAGCAGGGCGGGACGCAGTCGCTGGGCGCTGAAGGGCAGAGGGATACCCAGATCGAACTGGGTCGGTACGTCGGACCCGATGCCTTTGTCGTGATGGTGATCCGTCCCTTCGACACTGGCTCGCAGAACGCCGTGGCCGGAGTGCGCGTCGAGTGGGCATTGACCGACGATTACAATGTTGAGGGCTTTTTCGAGGATCGCTTCCTGAGGAGCGGAAGTCAGCTTCTCGGTTCCTCGAACGGGCTGCTCGAGAACGAACGGATTCTCGGTGTGTTCTTTTTCCGCGAGTGGGGGTACAACCCCGACGGAGATGATCCACCGCAACTGAATAACGAGGAGCAGGGCTAG
- the tsaD gene encoding tRNA (adenosine(37)-N6)-threonylcarbamoyltransferase complex transferase subunit TsaD yields the protein MTISSPGPLVLGLETSCDETSAAVLDGGHRILGHVILSQDVHAVYGGVVPELAARAHLQKVDAVVDQTLREAGVALEDIDVFGVTAGPGLIGALLVGVCWTKAVAYGLDRPWVGVHHMEAHLFAPSLEQPEAEPPFVALLVSGGHTLLLHAAEWGEYRLLGQTRDDAAGEAFDKVAKLLGLPYPGGPAIERLALKGDGKAHRLPRPMLRGNQAPDGNDYYDFSFSGLKTAVVELTKAIEAEGGADHLEAEKANIAASFQAASVDVLVAKTMRAVEETGCARVVLGGGVSANQHLRTQMAESLADVAQSDDEGPSGVFHASPRLSLDNGAMVARAARYRYERGEASPDDSGASATLPFPGLTRASGSGATPVPRT from the coding sequence GTGACGATCTCTTCGCCGGGTCCACTGGTTCTGGGTCTCGAAACATCCTGTGACGAAACCTCTGCCGCAGTGCTCGACGGAGGCCACCGGATTCTCGGGCACGTCATCCTCTCCCAAGACGTCCATGCGGTGTACGGTGGCGTCGTCCCAGAACTAGCCGCGCGCGCGCATCTCCAGAAGGTGGACGCGGTCGTCGATCAGACGTTGCGGGAGGCGGGTGTTGCGCTTGAGGATATCGATGTCTTCGGGGTCACCGCTGGCCCAGGACTGATCGGAGCGTTGCTGGTGGGTGTGTGCTGGACCAAGGCCGTTGCTTATGGCCTCGATCGTCCCTGGGTGGGCGTCCACCACATGGAAGCGCATCTCTTCGCTCCGTCGCTTGAGCAGCCGGAGGCCGAACCGCCGTTCGTAGCACTCCTCGTGTCGGGGGGGCACACTCTGCTACTTCATGCGGCTGAGTGGGGGGAGTACCGCCTGCTGGGTCAGACCCGGGATGACGCTGCGGGGGAGGCCTTCGACAAGGTTGCGAAGTTGCTTGGGCTCCCCTATCCCGGCGGTCCTGCGATCGAGCGGCTCGCCCTCAAAGGTGACGGCAAGGCCCATCGTCTTCCGCGACCCATGCTCCGGGGCAATCAGGCGCCCGACGGGAACGACTATTATGACTTCTCATTCAGTGGGTTGAAGACGGCTGTCGTGGAACTGACCAAGGCGATCGAGGCGGAGGGCGGAGCCGATCACCTGGAGGCCGAGAAGGCCAACATTGCTGCGTCTTTTCAGGCCGCATCAGTGGACGTGCTCGTTGCCAAGACGATGAGGGCTGTCGAGGAGACCGGCTGTGCCCGAGTCGTGCTAGGCGGCGGCGTGAGCGCGAATCAGCACCTGAGGACGCAGATGGCAGAGAGCCTGGCCGACGTGGCTCAGTCAGACGATGAGGGGCCCTCAGGCGTATTTCATGCGTCACCCAGGCTGTCTCTGGACAACGGAGCCATGGTCGCTCGGGCCGCGCGCTACCGGTATGAACGGGGCGAAGCCTCGCCCGACGACAGTGGAGCATCTGCGACGCTGCCGTTCCCCGGGCTCACGCGCGCGAGCGGTTCCGGCGCGACCCCGGTCCCACGAACTTAA
- a CDS encoding prolipoprotein diacylglyceryl transferase, translating to MYPVFFELPSWVPFLGSQPITSFGVFMLLAFLTAGYVLRSELRRVGEDPEKAWDFVFMAVVGGILGAKGYYLLLNWPRLVENPGAMLMSRGGLVWYGGFLLATALVIWEIRRQKMSVPSVADLMAPALALAYGVGRIGCFMVGDDWGLPTASRFGVRFPRGTPATTVQNIEQMFGVTVDPALIEEYGQVVPVHPTQLYEVGISTLIFLGLWRIRGHRHKPGWLFLVWLACAGMERFLVEFLRAKDDRFFGVLTVAQLISLGIVAFGVVGLVKMRGELASETGEA from the coding sequence ATGTATCCCGTCTTCTTTGAACTTCCGTCTTGGGTCCCGTTCCTCGGGAGCCAGCCGATCACGTCTTTCGGCGTGTTCATGCTCCTCGCGTTCCTCACCGCCGGGTATGTTCTCCGTTCCGAACTGCGTCGTGTCGGCGAAGATCCAGAGAAGGCATGGGACTTCGTTTTCATGGCGGTGGTTGGTGGGATCTTGGGAGCGAAGGGCTACTACCTTCTCCTGAACTGGCCTCGCCTCGTAGAAAACCCTGGGGCGATGCTCATGTCGCGCGGAGGGCTGGTCTGGTACGGGGGCTTCTTGCTGGCGACGGCCCTCGTCATATGGGAGATCCGACGTCAGAAGATGTCGGTCCCGTCTGTTGCCGACCTGATGGCCCCTGCGTTGGCGTTGGCGTACGGCGTTGGCCGTATCGGCTGCTTCATGGTCGGTGATGACTGGGGACTCCCCACCGCCTCTCGGTTTGGCGTTCGGTTCCCACGGGGCACTCCGGCGACCACAGTCCAGAACATCGAGCAGATGTTCGGTGTGACCGTCGATCCGGCGCTGATCGAGGAGTATGGCCAGGTGGTTCCGGTCCACCCGACCCAGTTGTACGAGGTTGGTATAAGTACTCTGATCTTCCTCGGCCTTTGGCGCATTCGGGGTCACAGACACAAACCAGGCTGGCTTTTCCTGGTCTGGCTCGCCTGTGCCGGAATGGAGCGTTTCCTGGTCGAGTTCCTGCGCGCGAAAGACGACCGATTCTTTGGCGTCCTAACCGTCGCACAACTCATCAGCCTAGGCATCGTGGCGTTTGGCGTCGTGGGTCTGGTGAAGATGCGGGGCGAGCTGGCGTCGGAGACGGGAGAAGCCTAG